The following is a genomic window from Hyphomicrobiales bacterium.
TGGATCAAGGCCGCCCTGGCCGCCAGCAAGTGAGGAATGGCGGGGGGGGGGGGGGGGGGGGGGGGGCGCCGCCCCCCCAGGGGGGGGGGGGGGGGCGGGGGGCGCCCCCCCCCCCCCCCCCACCCCCCCCCCCCCCCCCCCCCGCGGTCGCGGCGCATTGTCGCCGCGACCGCCCCCCCCCCGCCGATATAAGGCTTGAAGGTCTCGTAATGCCGATCGTAACGAAGCTGACGACCCTCGACAGCAGCAAAGAAGAAGCGCTCACCGGGAGAGGCCCCGTTCCTCATCCGATCGGCCAGTTGGTCTCTGAAATCGGATCCCATCCACTGCTCGCCGATCCCGCAGCGCGGGCCCGCATCGGCATATGGGAATCGACGCCCGGGCAATGGCGCCGCCAGCAGCATGCCGCGGAGCTCAGCGTCATCGTCAGCGGTCGCTGCCGCTTCGTGCCGGATGATCAGGCCGAAATCGAAATGACCGCGGGTGATGTCGTCTATTTCCCCGAGGACACGCAAGGCTTGTGGGTAATCAGCGAAACGGTTCGAAAGATCTACGTGCTGCTGTGAGGACACCGCGGAACCTGATCCCGTTGGCTACGCGTCCGAATTCAACCGTGCCGCATCGCCGCGATGCCTTGCTTGATTGCGGCAGGAGGATTGCGATGCCCGCCCTTCAAGGCTGCGCCTGATGCTTCTCTCGAGCCGCATCAACTGGAACCTCCTCCACACCTTCGTTGTGCTGGCCGATTGCCAGAACATCTCGCGGGCGGCCGAAGTCCTCGGGCGCGGACAGCCGGCGGTCAGTGCCGCCCTCAAGAATCTCGAGGACCAGGTCGGCCATCCGCTAATCGAACGGGGCCCGCGCCTGTTCCGACTGACCGAGGCCGGCAAGCTGCTCTACCGCGAGGCGCGCGAAATCTGCGGCTCGATCGACCGGATCGCAGGTCTATTGACGGATTCCGCTGAGGTGCTGGTCGGCAATGTCCGGGTCGCGATCGCCAGCCACATGACGAGCCCGATCATCGACAGGGCGTTCTATGAGTTCAGCCGCCGCTACAGCCGTGCCACCTTGACGATCGAGGTCATGAACAGCCGCGACATCATGGAGGCGATGTCCGACCGGCTGCTCCATTTTGGAATCGGGCCCGTCTTCAGCAAGCTTCCCGAACTCGAATATCTGCACATCTTCAAGGAGCATTGCGGCTTCTATTGCGGCGTGGGTCACCCGTTGTTCGGGCGTCGGGATCTCAGGCTGGCCGATCTCGAGAACCAGGCGATCATCACCTACCGATCGGCGATCGATTCCGACACGCTTCAATCGATCACGGACATGCGCGCGACAGTGCGTTTCGCCGATCCCATCAAGGGCATCGCAAACAATCTCGAAGAGGTTCGCCGGATGATCATCGCCGGCATCGGCATCGGAGCCATTCCGGTGCAGATCGCCGCGCGCGACGTCCGCGACGGCCTGCTTTGGCGGCTTCCTCCCTATGACGATGTCATGCCGATAGACGTCTACCTGCTGACGAATCCTAGGGTCCGGCCCAGCAAGTCGGAACTCGCATTCGTTTCGGTGCTGCGCGAGATCGTCGAGGAAACGCCGCTCGACGACAGGACCTATCGCGGCGGCAAGTAAGTCCGGAGAGCCGCGAGACCAGGCCGAGGCTCAACGAAGATCCAAGTTCACCAGAGGAGACTGACAATGCCAATCATCCGTGTCGAATTGCTGGAAGGGCGAACGCGGGAGCAGAAGCAGGCCTTCGCGAAGGCCGTGACGGACAGCTTCGTGGCAACCTGCGGCGGTACCCCCCAGAGCGTGCAGGTCGTATTCCAGAGCGTCGCGCCCGACGACTGGGCCGCTTCCGGCCAGCTGCTTTCCGAAAAAGC
Proteins encoded in this region:
- a CDS encoding 4-oxalocrotonate tautomerase; its protein translation is MPIIRVELLEGRTREQKQAFAKAVTDSFVATCGGTPQSVQVVFQSVAPDDWAASGQLLSEKAAAPATKQPA
- a CDS encoding hypothetical protein (Evidence 5 : Unknown function), with amino-acid sequence MMPTPYAGCLVAGAAAFSESSWPEAAQSSGATLWNTTCTLWGVPPQVATKLSVTAFAKACFCSRVRPSSNSTRMIGIVSLLW
- a CDS encoding LysR family transcriptional regulator, yielding MLLSSRINWNLLHTFVVLADCQNISRAAEVLGRGQPAVSAALKNLEDQVGHPLIERGPRLFRLTEAGKLLYREAREICGSIDRIAGLLTDSAEVLVGNVRVAIASHMTSPIIDRAFYEFSRRYSRATLTIEVMNSRDIMEAMSDRLLHFGIGPVFSKLPELEYLHIFKEHCGFYCGVGHPLFGRRDLRLADLENQAIITYRSAIDSDTLQSITDMRATVRFADPIKGIANNLEEVRRMIIAGIGIGAIPVQIAARDVRDGLLWRLPPYDDVMPIDVYLLTNPRVRPSKSELAFVSVLREIVEETPLDDRTYRGGK
- a CDS encoding Cupin; translated protein: MPIVTKLTTLDSSKEEALTGRGPVPHPIGQLVSEIGSHPLLADPAARARIGIWESTPGQWRRQQHAAELSVIVSGRCRFVPDDQAEIEMTAGDVVYFPEDTQGLWVISETVRKIYVLL